GGCCGCATCGGCCACATAGGGCGTCTTGCAGGACGGACACAGGGTTCGCAACAACCGCTGGGCGACGATACCGGCCACGGACGACGCCAGCAGATAGGCATCCACGCCCATGTCCATCAACCGCGTGAATGCGCCGACGGCGGTGTTGGTGTGCAACGTCGACAACACAAGATGGCCGGTCAGGGAAGCCTGGACCGCAATTTCCGCCGTTTCGCGGTCGCGTATTTCGCCGACCATCACCACGTCCGGGTCCTGGCGCAAAATAGCCCGCAAGCCACGGGCAAAGGTCATGTCGACCTTGGGATTGACCGGCATCTGGCCGATGCCTGGCAAGTGATATTCGATGGGGTCTTCGACGGTGAGAATATTACGGCTCTGGTCGTTGATGCTGCTCAACGCCGCGTAAAGGCTGGTGGTTTTTCCCGACCCCGTCGGCCCGGTGACCAATACGATGCCGTGGGGTTTGCAAAGCAACCGACGCAGACTTGCCAGGGTATCGTCGGGCAAGCCCAGGCGCTGCAGATCCAAGCGGCCGGCCTGTTTGTCGAGCAGGCGCAATACCACGCGCTCGCCATGGGCTGAAGGCAGGGTCGAGACCCGCACATCGACCTCGTGACCGGCCAGGCGCAACGCCATTCGACCGTCCTGGGGCACACGCTTTTCGGCGATGTCCAGGCGCGCCATGACCTTGATCCGCGATACCAGCAGATTCGCCAACTCCCGGCGCGGACGCAGCATTTCCTGCAGCTGTCCGTCGATGCGCATGCGGACCGACAGGTATTGCTCGAACGTTTCAAGATGCACATCCGAGGCGTGTTCACGAACCGCTTCGCTGAGCAAGGCATTGATCAGACGAATGATCGGAGCATCGCCTTGTTGCTCCAAAAGATCGGTTGTCTGTGGCACCTGATCGGCCAGGCTGAGCAGGTCCAGTTCCTCGTCCAGCCCTTGGGCTACTTGCTCGGCGGCGCTCTGTCCCTGGCGATAGGCGCTGGCCAGGCGTGTGGCGAACTGAGCCGGTTCCAGCACCTGGATCGAAGGATCCTGACCACACAAGCGCCGAACCTCGGCCAACGCCGTCAGCGGCGTATCGCGGCGCATCGCCAGGCTCAGGGTCGCACCGTCGCCTTCCAGCAGCACGCCATGGCGCCTGGCAAAACCGAAGGGCAGCCGGGCCTGCGACTCACTCACAGGTCACCCGCCTTCGGTTGACGCAAGTCAGTCACCGGGGCATCCGAAGACGGCTCGAATAGCTGGCGAGCGTCCTTGGGTAGCAACAAGGAATTATTCTGTCGGGGGCTCGGCTTGCTCAGGTCTCGCAACGCGTCGTAGCGCTGACGGCTCACGTCGGCCAGGTCTTCCTTGCTGCGCACGATAGTGGGACGCAGGAAGACCATCAGGTTGCTTTTGGTCTGGATGTCGCGATTCCAGCGAAACAGCGCTCCCAGGTACGGAATGCTGCGCAGCAGGGGCACGCCGCTTTCCTGGGTACGAACACTGTCGCGAATCAGGCCGCCGATAACGATGATCTCCCCATCGTCCGCCAGGATCGTGCTTTTCAAGGCGCGCTTGTTGGTAATCAGGTCGGAAGACTCCAGGCCGGAAACCGACGGTGCGATGTCCGAGACTTCCTGCTCGACTTCAAGGCGCAACGTGGAGCCTTCGTTGATGTAGGGCTTGATCTTGAGGCTGATGCCCACGTCCTTGCGTTCCACGGTGGTGAACGGATTGTCCGCACCGCTGCTGTTGGTGGCGTAGGAGCCGGTCTTGAAGGGGACGTTCTGGCCGACGATGATCTCCGCTTCCTGGTTGTCCAGCGTCAGCAGGCTTGGGGTGGAAAGCAGATTGCTGCGAGTACTGCTCGCCAGCGCCGACACCAGCGCGCCGAAACGATCGCCGCCCAGCTGCAGGACGGCGCCTTCCGGGGCCTTGTCGAGTTTGTTGAATTTCAGCCCGCCGATGATCGGAATATCGGTTCCTGGGAAATTGATGAGCCCTGAAGCACTTCCGGTTTTGAGTCCCCACTGCACACCCAGCGCTTCGGAAATGTCCCCGGAAATCTCGACGATGGCCGCATGGATCAATACTTGGGCACGGGGTTGATCCAGTTCGCGAACGATCTGCTCGATAGTGCGGACCTGCGCCGGTTCGGCGATCAGCACCAAAGCGTTCTGGCTTTCATCAGCCTTGATCATGAACGACGCCGTGGAAGTGTTTTCCCGAGTGCCAGGCACGGACTGGGCCGGATTGTGGTCCTGTCCGATGCCTTCGAGCACTTCGGCCAGTTGTTTGGCATCGCTGTGGCGCAGGCGGATGACTCGCGCGTTGCCCTGGGATGCGGCCGCCGGAACGTCCAGTGTCCGGGCCAGGTCGACCAGGCGTTGACGCACCGACGGCGCGCCGATGATCACCAGGCGATTGCTGCGAGTGTCGGCAATCACCAGGCCTGCCGCATCGCCCTCGCGCTTGCCAGCCGTGGCCTGCATGATCGGCGCGATATCCCCGGCCTGGGCATGACTCAAACGCAGCACCCTGTGGTTGCGGTTACGTCCAGAATCCAACTGGTGCACCACGCCGACAATGCGCTGCACGTTGGCGGCGGTGTCGGTTACCACCAGCGCGTTGGAAGACACTGAAGGGCCGATATAGCCATTGCCCGACACAAGGGGCCGGACCAGCCCGGCAATATCGGCGGCAACACCCGACTGCAAGTCGATGACCCGGGTGACGAACTGCGACGGAGTGGTGTTTTTCACGGCGCTGGCACTGGCCCGCGTCTTGGCATCGCTGACCGGGACGATCAGGATCCGCTCGCCTTCGTCGATCACGGTGAAGTTGTGGGCGTCGAGCACCGAATAGAACAACCGACGCACGCCTTCACGGTCCAGCGCCTGGTGGGACATCACAGTAATACGCCCCGTCACCCGGGGATCGAGCACCACGGTCTTGCCCAGGATGGCCGAGATTTCATCGACCACGTCGCGTAGTTCTGCGTTGTTCATCGCCAGTTGCCATTGGGGCTCTTCGGCGCGCAACGAACCGGTGGGCAACAACGAACAAGACACGGCAAGACAGAACAGGAACCGCGAGGTGCGGCCCCGGATGAAGCTATTCATGAATTCGATCACTCTGATTGCCCAACCACCGGGCGTAGGTATTGCGAAGAACGAAGCGCGGCATGGCGGCCTTCCCCAGGGTCCAGTTTGCGCAACAGAGGTTTGGCTTCCTGCCGCAGGGCCAGCCGCTCTTCCCGCCCGTTGCGCCATAACAGCACATGGCTCGCCTCGACCCGGCGCAGCACGCTGCCGCCCGGCAAGCGCTCACCTACCTGGTAAATTCGCGAGCCAGCGGCGTCGGCCAGCAATGCCCGCGACAAGCCTTGGCCAGCGACAAAACTGGCTTGCAACGTGATCGGTTCAGCGCTTGATGCCTGTGCCCCCCCAAGCGGCAGCCCTAGTACGGTTGCCACCGCTTGCACGTTGGGTAGCTGGCGAACCGGGACTGCCGGTGTGTCGACGACCACTGGCGCATCACGGCTCAACGCCTGGCGAAAGCGCCACTCTTGCTCGGCCAGAAAAACGCCATACAGCAGCGGTATGACCACCAGCAGCTTCGGCAGGCGGCCGCCGCTCAGAAAAGACAGGTTCACCTTTGCGTCCTTGGGACCATCGCGCCCGCAGGCTTTGCGCAGGATCGCCGCCGCGCCATCGGAGGTACGAAAAACTCATGTCTGGCGACCGGTAGCCCGCGCAGCCGAACCCGTTGCCCGAGACAGTTGGAATGCATGGTTGTGACCTCGCTCGAAAGCCCCGGGCAACCTGTACGGAATGCCTGGGGCCGTGCCTGTCAGGACTTACAGCTTGTCCCAGGCGCTTTGCCAGGACGCACCGACACCCGGCTCGAAACCGTTCGACGTCGGGCCGTACTGCTTGCAGTAGCCGGACGCCGGGAACGGCTTGCATTCGAAGACTTCGTCAGTCTTGGGCTGCAGCACTTTCGTGCCGGCGGTGTAGTCGCTGATACCTTCAGGGAATACGAAGTCGTACTCGATGCCCGCGCCTTCACCGGTCAGGGTGACCGCCTGGGTATCCTGGCGGGTGGTGCGCCCGTCTTCGGTGGTTCCCACCAGCGTGAGGGTATGGGCGCCAGGGGCACTGCGCACGTCCAGGTTCAGGTTGGTGCTGCCTTCAGCCACGGTCTTGCTCACGACACCCACCTGTTTGTTCTTCTCGTCGAACAGCGTGGCTTCGAGGTTCATTCTGCGGTTTGTCTGCGCGGCGAACACCATGCTCACCCGACCTTTGTCGAGGACGTATTCTGGTTGCAGGGAGGAAATCTCCATGCTGGCGCCAGCGTCTTCCTGCATGTCCAGTTGCACTTCATAGCGAGTCACACCGCTTTCTTTCTGCGCATACAGGCGGTTGGTGCCCTCGACCGGCGTGATATTGCCGTCATTGTCACGAATACCGGCACGAATCACGGAATGGGCGTTGTTGATGGCTTCGGCCAGCTTGAACGACCAGTTTTCAGGCTTGCCTACTTCAGCGTTATCGATACGGATCTCTACGCTGTATTCGGTACTTTCACCGCTCGCGGAGAACGCCCGGGCCTTGACCTTGTCACCCATCAGCAATGGGGTCGCTGGGGTAATGCTGCCCACCGGCTGCCAGCCGCCCGGCAATGCGGCTTCGGCGAGGATGTTCACATCGGCCGGGTCGTAGAACGCGTTGTCGGTATCGCCCACTGTCCAAACGGCCAGGATGACGTGATGACCCGACTTGCTGTCGGGAATGACGCAGTTGTGTTTGGCGCCTCCGACCGGGACCTGATTAGCACCCTCCACAGTACAGAACGGCGTGCTGTCGAACGAGGCACGCTTAAGCGCTTCGTTTGGGTTCCAGCCGTCGTGGGTAATGAAATATTCGTGCTTGGTTGCAGGGTGCACCGCGGTGTATCGCCATTGAAAGTCAATGTTGCGGTCCTTGATCTCGGTCAAGTGCCAACGCGTGGCCGATTGCGCATCCAAGGCAGAAAACAATGCGTGACCGCCGCTGGCGATCTTGCCGTCAACGGGACCTTGCAGCGGCGCCCCACCGACGCCGTTCGGGAAACCCTTGAAAGTTTCACCGGTACTTTGCGGTTCGTATTGCGCGCCACCGCAATTTTTGTTGTCACCTTTCTGGCAGAGCAACGCGCGCGAAGGCGGTACGTCGAGATAACCATGGGCCAGCACATCTTGAGACGTCATCATGGTTGACAAAAGAACTAAGGAGGTAGTGCACCCCGTTAATACCTTGCTCTTGTTAAAGTTATTTTTCATATAAGTTCCAGACTATTCATCGAAATGAAAGACGTATTACCGCCCCTTGCAAAGGCGCACCAGACGGCTCAGCGCCAAACCTCGCAAGTGCCAGAAACCTTATAGAAAGTTAACCGATTCCTATGTAGGACAAATCTCTCAACATGGAAGGAACGATCTCTGAATCGATTTCCCTTACATAATTAAAGAAATATCGTACAAGCAGATATCGCCATAAAACAAACAACTAAACGCTTCTAAACGATCGGCTGGTCTATATCGAACTGTTAAACATCCAGACATTAAAAAGCCTGTCCGGCACGGGTCCGGACAGGCTGGGTAACAGGGGCAGCAATCAGACGTGATATTGCGCCGACAACTCGTGCACCGCTCGCAGGAAGGCGCCGGCATGTTCCGGATCGACCTCAGGGGTGATGCCGTGGCCGAGATTGAACACATGGCCACTGCCCTTGCCGTAACTGGCGAGGATGCGTCCGACTTCAGCGCGGATGGCTTCAGGCTTGGCGTAGAGCACGGTCGGGTCCATGTTGCCTTGCAGGGCGACCTTGTGGCCGACACGCTCGCGGGCGTTGCCAATGTCGCAGGTCCAGTCCAGACCCAGGGCGTCGGCGCCTGCATCGGCGATGCTTTCCAGCCACAGGCCGCCGTTCTTGGTGAACAGGATCACTGGGACTTTGCGACCTTCGTGCTCGCGGATCAGGCCGCTGACGATCTTGCGCATGTAGGCCAGGGAAAACTCCTGATACGCCGCTGCCGACAGGTTGCCGCCCCAGGTATCGAAGATCTGCACCGCTTGCGCGCCAGCCAGGATCTGGCCGTTGAGGTAGGACGTGACCGACTGGGCCAGCTTGTCCAGCAACAGGT
The Pseudomonas marvdashtae DNA segment above includes these coding regions:
- the gspE gene encoding type II secretion system ATPase GspE — protein: MSESQARLPFGFARRHGVLLEGDGATLSLAMRRDTPLTALAEVRRLCGQDPSIQVLEPAQFATRLASAYRQGQSAAEQVAQGLDEELDLLSLADQVPQTTDLLEQQGDAPIIRLINALLSEAVREHASDVHLETFEQYLSVRMRIDGQLQEMLRPRRELANLLVSRIKVMARLDIAEKRVPQDGRMALRLAGHEVDVRVSTLPSAHGERVVLRLLDKQAGRLDLQRLGLPDDTLASLRRLLCKPHGIVLVTGPTGSGKTTSLYAALSSINDQSRNILTVEDPIEYHLPGIGQMPVNPKVDMTFARGLRAILRQDPDVVMVGEIRDRETAEIAVQASLTGHLVLSTLHTNTAVGAFTRLMDMGVDAYLLASSVAGIVAQRLLRTLCPSCKTPYVADAAICRRLGLDANAAPRLFKAQGCDHCQKGYRGRIGIYELVNVSAALSQLIHQGATEQALTLEARKTSRSLFQDGRRRVLEGLTSVDELLRITQED
- the gspD gene encoding type II secretion system secretin GspD, which encodes MNSFIRGRTSRFLFCLAVSCSLLPTGSLRAEEPQWQLAMNNAELRDVVDEISAILGKTVVLDPRVTGRITVMSHQALDREGVRRLFYSVLDAHNFTVIDEGERILIVPVSDAKTRASASAVKNTTPSQFVTRVIDLQSGVAADIAGLVRPLVSGNGYIGPSVSSNALVVTDTAANVQRIVGVVHQLDSGRNRNHRVLRLSHAQAGDIAPIMQATAGKREGDAAGLVIADTRSNRLVIIGAPSVRQRLVDLARTLDVPAAASQGNARVIRLRHSDAKQLAEVLEGIGQDHNPAQSVPGTRENTSTASFMIKADESQNALVLIAEPAQVRTIEQIVRELDQPRAQVLIHAAIVEISGDISEALGVQWGLKTGSASGLINFPGTDIPIIGGLKFNKLDKAPEGAVLQLGGDRFGALVSALASSTRSNLLSTPSLLTLDNQEAEIIVGQNVPFKTGSYATNSSGADNPFTTVERKDVGISLKIKPYINEGSTLRLEVEQEVSDIAPSVSGLESSDLITNKRALKSTILADDGEIIVIGGLIRDSVRTQESGVPLLRSIPYLGALFRWNRDIQTKSNLMVFLRPTIVRSKEDLADVSRQRYDALRDLSKPSPRQNNSLLLPKDARQLFEPSSDAPVTDLRQPKAGDL
- a CDS encoding type II secretion system protein N translates to MNLSFLSGGRLPKLLVVIPLLYGVFLAEQEWRFRQALSRDAPVVVDTPAVPVRQLPNVQAVATVLGLPLGGAQASSAEPITLQASFVAGQGLSRALLADAAGSRIYQVGERLPGGSVLRRVEASHVLLWRNGREERLALRQEAKPLLRKLDPGEGRHAALRSSQYLRPVVGQSE
- the gbpA gene encoding N-acetylglucosamine-binding protein GbpA; translation: MKNNFNKSKVLTGCTTSLVLLSTMMTSQDVLAHGYLDVPPSRALLCQKGDNKNCGGAQYEPQSTGETFKGFPNGVGGAPLQGPVDGKIASGGHALFSALDAQSATRWHLTEIKDRNIDFQWRYTAVHPATKHEYFITHDGWNPNEALKRASFDSTPFCTVEGANQVPVGGAKHNCVIPDSKSGHHVILAVWTVGDTDNAFYDPADVNILAEAALPGGWQPVGSITPATPLLMGDKVKARAFSASGESTEYSVEIRIDNAEVGKPENWSFKLAEAINNAHSVIRAGIRDNDGNITPVEGTNRLYAQKESGVTRYEVQLDMQEDAGASMEISSLQPEYVLDKGRVSMVFAAQTNRRMNLEATLFDEKNKQVGVVSKTVAEGSTNLNLDVRSAPGAHTLTLVGTTEDGRTTRQDTQAVTLTGEGAGIEYDFVFPEGISDYTAGTKVLQPKTDEVFECKPFPASGYCKQYGPTSNGFEPGVGASWQSAWDKL